The Thioalkalivibrio thiocyanodenitrificans ARhD 1 nucleotide sequence CCCTGGTGCAGGAGTCTTCCGCGCCTCCGGGGTTTGAGGCGCTGGTAGAGGAACTGCGGGGAGATGTCTATCGGGCGCAGGGCGACCATGACCGCGCGCTGCAGGCCTACGATCGTGCCATGGGGGCCTCGGCGGGCGGCACGGAATATCTGCAGATGAAGCGCGATGAGGTTGCCGCGCTGGCCGTGGGCGCAGGCGTATGAGCCCCGCCCATCAACGCATCGGGTTTCTCGCATGCGCGGTCATGACCGCGCTGTTGCTGGGCGGTTGCGGCCTGTTTCAGCGGGACACCACGGAGCCGCCGGCACCCCTGCCGGATTATGAGGCGGCTCTGTCACCGTCTTCGGCCTGGGAACGCAACACGGGGGACGGCACGGGGCGCTTCTACGTGCACCTGGAGCCCATGCTTCATGAGGACGTGTTCTATGTCACCGATGCGCAGGGGCAGGTGACGGCGGTGAATCTGGAGGACGGCCGGCAGCGCTGGTCCACCAATCTGAATGAGGCCATCACCGGCGGCGTGGGTGGTGGTGAGGGGATCGTGACGGTCGGCACCGCCAAGGGTGTCGTGATCGCCCTGGCCATGGAATCCGGCGAACTGCTCTGGCGGCGCCAGCTGTCCAGCGAAGTCATGGCGCTTTCGACGGCGGCCCAGGGTCGGTTGATCGCCCGCACCAACGACGGCCGTGTGCATGCCCTGAATGCGGAAACCGGCGAGCCGGTTTGGCTGGCCGGCCGCACCACCCCGGCCCTGAGCCTGCGTGGCGTGGGCCAACCCGTGATGGTGCCGGGCCGTGTGCTGGTGGGATTCGACAACGGCCGCGTCGTCAGCTTCGGCCTGGGGCGTGGCAATGTGCTCTGGGAAACCGTGCTCGCCCAGCCGACAGGGCGTTCCGAACTGGAACGCATGGTGGATGTGGACGGCCACATCGACGTGGTCGACGGCCGGGTCTACGCAGTGTCGTATCAGGGCCGGCTTGCCGCCATGAGCGTGACTGACGGGCGTATTGTCTGGGATCGTGAATTCTCCTCCTACCGGGGTCTCGCCGTGGATGGGGACCGGATATTCGTCACCGACGCCGAGGATCATGTCTGGGGGCTGGACCGCAATGGAGGCGTCGGCCTCTGGCAGCAGGACCAGCTCCGCCTGCGCCGCCTGACGCCGCCGGTGGTGTGGCGCGACTACGTGGTGGTGGGCGACTATCAGGGCTACCTGCACTGGATGTCCCGGGAGGATGGCAGCCTGGTGGGCCGCATGCAGGTGGATTCCTCCGGCTTGATGGCCCGGCCCGTTCTTCATGACGACCGGCTCTACGTGCTGGGCCAGGGCGGCCGCCTCGCGGCCGTTACCCTGGAAGACCGCCGCCGTGCCCGCCGGGCCGGTGACGAGTGAGGTCAGGCATGCTTCCCTTCACTACCGGCCACTGACGACGGACCACTGACCACGTCATGCTCCCCGTCATCGCCCTGGTGGGCCGCCCCAACGTGGGCAAGTCCACCCTTTTCAATCAGCTCACCCGGTCCCGGGACGCCCTGGTGGCGGATTTCCCGGGGCTGACCCGCGACCGCCAGTACGGTCCCGGCCGGGTGGGTGGCTTTGGCTACATGGTGGTGGACACCGGGGGCCTGTCCGGGGAAGCGGAAACCCTGGACGACCTCATGGCCCGTCAGACCCGGCAGGCCATCGCCGAATCCGACGTGGTGCTGTTCATGGTCGACGGGCGCGAGGGACTGACGGCCGCCGATGACGCCATCGCCCGGTCACTTCGCACCCAGGGCAAGACCGTCGTGGTGGTGGTGAACAAGACCGACGGCGTGGACCCCGATCAGGCCATGGCCGAGTTCCACGCCCTGGGGTTCGGGGCGCCCGTGCCGATCGCGGCATCACACGGCCGGGGCGTGGCCGGGCTGATGGAGAAGGTGCGGGCGCTGCTGCCGGAGGCGGAGGATCCGCAGGCCGAGGCGGAACGCTGGCCCGGCATCCGTATTGCCTTCGTGGGCCGGCCCAATGCCGGCAAATCCACGCTCATCAACCGCATCCTGGGCGAAGAGCGGGTGGTGGCCACGGAGGTGCCCGGCACCACTCGCGACAGCATCTTCATCCCCTTCGAACGGGACGGACAGGCCTACACCCTGATCGACACGGCCGGCGTGCGCCGTCGCGCCCGGGTCCATGAGGCTGTGGAGAAGTTCAGCGTGGTGAAGACCCTGCAGGCCATCGACGCCGCGCACGTGGTGGTGATGGTGCTGGACGCCCGGGAGGGGATCTCGGACCAGGACGCCCACCTGCTGGGCGTGGTGCTGGAAGCGGGGCGCGCCCTGGTGGTGGCCATCAACAAGTGGGACGGGCTCACCACGGAACAGCGCGAGCGAGTGCGTGACGAACTGGACCTGAAGCTGCCGTTCCTGGACTTTGCCGAGAAGCGCTTCATCTCCGCGCTGCACGGCACCGGCGTGGGGGACCTGTTTGCGCACGTCAGGCGGGCTTACGATTCGGCCTTCATCAAGGTGACCACCAACGCCCTCACCAAGATGCTGGAGAGCGCCGTGGTGGCCCACCAGCCGCCCCTGGTGCAGGGTCGGCGCGTGAAGCTGCGTTACGCGCACCAGGGCGGCCAGAACCCGCCGGTGATCGTCATCCACGGCAACCAGACCGAACGCCTGCCCGGCACCTACAAGCGCTACCTCACCAACCACTTCCGCCAGCAGCTCAAGCTGGTGGGCACCCCCATCCGCTTGGAATTCAGGACCGGCACCAACCCCTACGCCGGCAAGCGCAACACGCTCACCCCGCGCCAGGAGTACAAGCGCAAGCGCATGATGCGGCATGTAAAAAAGCGCTAGAGGCAAGATTCAAGATACAAGAGCTAAGCAGAACCGCATCACTTGCAGGTCGGGCGTCAGCTCGACACCGGTACCTGATGATGCCCCGTTGGCCGCTGTATCGACCGAATTGGCGTTGAGCCACAGAGGACACAAGAACCACCGGGATGGTTCTATGGTTCTGCATTCCCCTGTGGGTGCTGTGGCCAACAGCCGAATACGGGTCGCCACCGAACGGCCGGCACCGTGCGCCATCCGGCGTCATCCTTGATCTGGCGTTCCTTCCGCGATTTCGCGGCAAGGTCTTTATCGTTCGAAGAACAACTCGGGTTCCACAGCCGTCCGATTGAGATAAATCGTCCAGTGAAGGTGCGGCCCGGTCACCCGGCCGGTGGCGCCGATATCCCCGATCCGCTCACCGCGCTCCACGACCTGACCTTCCTCCACGTGAATATCATTCATGTGCGCGTAGAAGCTGATCACCCCGTACCCGTGGTCCAGAAATACGGCCTTTCCCGCAAAGAAGAAATCGCCGGTGAGGATCACTCGCCCCGGTGACGGCGCGTGGACGGGGGTGCCCGTGGGTGCGGCGATGTCGAGTCCGCTGTGGGGATTGCGGGGCTGGTCGTTGATAAAGCGGCGCAGCCCGAAGCCGCTGGAGAAACGGCCCTCGGCGGGCACGGCGAAATTGAAGTCCGGCACTGTGTCGGTCCAGGTGGCCAGGGCCTTCCGGATACGGGCGCGCTCGGCCTCGATTCTCTTGAGGTCCTCTGGGCCCGGGCTTACCAGGCGTTCCTCGTCAATGGTGATGCGGCTCTCGCCATACTCCCGGTCGTGCACCGTAAACCCGTGCCAGGAACGACGGCCATCCGCCCATGTGACCTCGACGCGGTGGTCACCGGGCTGGAGTGACAGCGGCAGCCCCACCACGGCCTTCCAGCCGCCATCGGTGGGCACGACCGCCACGCGCTCGTCATTGAAACCGGCCCGTGGCTGTGCGCCGGCCGGCCCCAGGCTCAGGATCGCCACGCCCCCGGGCGCCGGCAGCGCCGCGGGCAGGGCGTGGAGCAGGGCGGGCCAGAGGAATGCCAGGCAGAGCAGCAATGTACGCATGGTGCGATGCTATCATGAAGGGCGGCGGCACCATGCAGGGACGGGGCCCCGCCTCAAGGCCCCGCGGCGCGCCATCCCCGCCCCAATCAGCACTGCTCCCGCGGCCGGATCTCTCCATGGTGAATACCCCATCATCCGGGTTAGCATCCGGACATGGATAAGCCACGCGTACACATTGCCCGCCGCATGGCGGATATCGAGCCGTTCCATGTCATGGACCTGCTGGCGCGGGCCCGCCGGCTGGAAGCGGCGGGGCGGCGCATCGTGCACCTGGAGATCGGCGAGCCCGGTTTCCCGACCCCCGAGCCCATCATGGAGGCCGGCCGCAAGGCCCTGGCCGACGGTCATACCCATTACACGCCGGCCGTTGGGCTGCCGGCGTTGCGCGAGGCCATCGCCGGATTTTATCGGGACCGCCACGGGGTGGACGTCTCACCGGAGCGCATCATCATCACCCCCGGTGCCTCGGGCGCGCTTTTGCTGGTGATGGCGGTGTTGCTGGATCCCGGCGACCAGGTGCTCATGGCGGACCCCGGCTACCCCTGCAACCGCCACTTTGTGCGCACGTTCGAGGGTCAGGCCGTCGCCGTGCCCGTGGGCCCCGACACCGCATACCAGCTCACCGCCGAGCATCTGGAATCCCGCTGGGGCAACCGCAGTGTCGCCGCCATGGTTGCCTCGCCCGCCAACCCCACCGGTACCCTCGTACCCGTGGAGACCATGAAGCGCATGCTGGACTTCACCGCCGCCCGGAGCGGGCGGCTCATCGTGGACGAGATCTACCATGGTCTCGTCTACGACGACGAGGCCGTTACCGCGCTCGCGTATTCCCGGGATGTCTTTGTCATCAACAGCTTCTCCAAGTACTTCGGCATGACCGGATGGCGCCTGGGCTGGATCGTCGCGCCCGAGGACTATGTGCGCGCCATCGACAAGCTGGCCCAGAATCTGTTCCTGGCCGCGCCCACGCCGGCCCAGCATGCCGCGCTCGCGGCCTTCCGGCCGGAGACCCTGGAAATCCTGGACGCCCGGCGCGAGGCCTTCCGGGAACGCCGGGATTTTCTGCTGCCGGCGCTGCGGGAACTGGGCTTCGGGATTCCGGTGACACCGGAAGGAGCCTTCTACATCTATGCGGACAGCAGCGCGTTCGATGCCGACAGCCAGCGCCTTGCGGAGCGGCTCCTGGAGGAGGCGGGGGTGGCCATCACCCCCGGACTGGATTTCGGGCATTACAGGCCGGAGGCGCATGTCCGGTTCGCGTACACGCGCGAAATCGGGGAGTTGCAGGAAGGGGTTGAGAGACTGCGGCGCAGCCTTGACTGAAGGGAGAACGGGGAATCGGAGAACGGGCAGGGATACAGTGGACGAGGGTGTCCGGGGCATGCCCATGATTTCGTTGACACGCCGGCTCCAGGGAACTCGCATTGACTGGATTCCTTCGGACAGGAAGGGCCTCAGTGTCGTTCTTGCGGTGCTGTTCACGGGCTTTGTCGCCACAGCAGCTATCCTTGCATCAGGGTGTGCCTGCGCGTGAGCAGGGCTGTTGCAGTTCCCGGACAGGTGCTCACTCCGTGATCTGATCCCGGGCGCGTCATGGTAATTGGGGGAAGGGATTATGGATGGGATACGGATGTTTCCGGTCGTGGCGGTTGTGGTGCTTGTGCTTCTGTCAGGCTGGCATCCCGGCAATGCGGCCGAATTCGAGTTCGTCAGCGAGACGACGGATAGCGACTCCACGGACAGTACCGACCCTCCGTGCGCGACCGTCGCCAATGTGGCCTCCGGCATCGCAGTCGACCCCGATTTCGGGTTGAGGTCGGTCAGCGCCGGAATGACCGCGGTCGGGGAGGAAGGGAGTTGCGACGAGCAGGCCTTCGTGACCCTCGGGGGATCCCTCACGATGGATCTCGTTCCCGAGGTAGGCGAAAGCCCCGGTGATCCGGTCACGCTTTGCGCCAGCGTGGCGCTGGCGGTCGAGGCGGAGGTAGACGGGGATGCGGAATCGATGGCCGCCGCCGGTGGCTTTGATGTCATGACCCAACCCGCCAGGATCCTGCAGAACGGGTCCGCGATCGTGGCCGTTCCGACCATCGAGGTCGGCGTTTTCGGTACCGGTGCCGACTCCCGGTCTTATGCCTGCCAGCGCCAGTTCGTCGCGCCCATCGGCAGCCGATTCGTGCTCGAGGGCGGCACCAGGGCCCAATCGAACCTGCTGGGCATCGCCGAGGCGGAGGCAGGTGGCGATGCCACGATCAGACTCGATATCGGCGTTTGCAGCAACGGCGCGACGCCCGTGTGCCCCACCGGCGTATCTGCACCGGTCCGACAGATCCCCACGCTGGGGTATTGGGGAAGACTCGCCGTGATCCTGCCGCTTGCGGCAGCCGGCTTGGTGGCCATACGGCGGCGGGTTGCCGCTTGAGCCAGGAGGGCGCGCAGTGAACCAGGAAACAGGAAATTGCATTCCTGAGACCATCGGCGCCAGGGCATTGCCACGGCGCTGGTCAACGAATTGAAAAGAATCGCGGCAGGGCGTAGGTGTCATGTGATCTTCGTTCAGACCGACCACGGCGATACGCCGGCCATCGCGCTCTACAGCAGGTTGGGAACCCGCGAGGATGTCCCGCATTTCGACATTCCCGTGGCGCACGGGGGGCCGGTCCCTGACGAAGGCGTCAGCGACGCGGAGAGGGGCGGCTGAAGGCCGCGTCTTCGGGGTTGACCGGGCCGGGAGGTCGGCCATGACCACGATTCGACCATACAGCCATGCGGATCATGCAGTCCTGCGCGATCTCGTACTGGAACTTCACGAAACCCTGCGCCCCTACGATGCCGATCTCGCTGCGGGAGAAGCAATCATTGATCGCTACCTTGACGGACTGCTTTCGCGGGTGGATGAGACCGGAGGTGCCGTCTACCTGGCCGAGGATGAGGGTCGGGTCGTGGGATATGTGTGCGTCCGGGGCTCGGTGGTGCCGGATGAGCCGGACGAGCGCCAGGACCCGTACAGTTTCATGGCAGAGCTGTTCGTTCGCCCCGAACTGCGGCGGTCCGGGGTCGGATCCCTGCTGGTGGAGCGGGCGGAGGCCTTCGCCCGCGAGGCCGGCGCGTACAAGATGGAGTTGAACGTCCTGGCCCGCAATGCGTCGGCGCTGCGCTTCTATGAGGGGCATGGGTATGCCTCTCGAGTGGTGGTGATGAGCAAACGAATGTGAAGTGCGCGTGATCCGGAAGCCGTGCCGGGTTGACAGCCATCCGCGCGACCGCGAGGATTCGGGGCGTTCTCCGCGAGCGGCCGTTGTCGGCAGAGGAGGTGGCCATGTCCGGGACACTGGCTTTTGATATCTACGGCACACTGATTGACACGAACGGTGTCCTCGCCGCTCTGGGAGAACTGGACGCGGTGGGCAATCGGGCGGTGGAGTTCTCCCGGGTCTGGCGGGAGAAACAGTTGGAGTACACGTTCCGGCGAGGGTTGATGCAGAACTACGCGGACTTCGCCGTGTGCACACGCCAGGCGCTCGACTACCTGTGCGCCGTTTACCGGGTCGAGCTCACCGATGCGGACAAGGATCGGCTGCTGGAGGTCTACCGGACACTGCCGGCCTTCGATGATGCCGGCGAGGGCCTGGAACTGCTGAGCACGGCGGGATTCAGGATCCACGCCTTCTCCAACGGCAGCGCGAAGGCGGTGGAGACGCTGCTGCAAACGGCCGGGATCCGGGAGTATTTTCTGGACGTGGTGAGTGTCGAGGATCTGCGCTCCTTCAAGCCGAACCCCGCGGTGTATGCCCACTTTCTGCGCAGGGTCGGGGCCACGGGAGCGGACGCGTGGCTCATCTCCGGCAACCCGTTTGACGTCATCGGGGCGATTTCCGCCGGCATGAAGGGGGCGTGGGTGAAGCGCTCCCCGGATGCGGTGTTCGATCCCTGGGGCATCGAGCCGACGGTGACCGTCCGCAGTCTCACGGAACTGGCCGGACGTCTGGCGTAGCGGCTGCATGCATGCCCGAACGGTCGCGCGTCCGGAACGTCATTTTAACGTAATCTTGGTGCGGCGCATGGCGCGTTTCACGGCGCATCACGCATCATGCGCGGGCATTCCGGTGTTTTTCCATGAACAAGCATGCGCGGCGGAGGTCCCTCGATGAGCAGGATCCTGATCGTTACCGGTGGAAGCCGTGGGATTGGCGCGGCGACGGCGCGCCTTGCGGCTAAGGAAGGTTATACGGTGTGTTTGACCTATCTTCGCAGCAGGGAGGCCGCGGACGCCGTGGTGCGCGACATCGCTGAGGCGGGCGGCAGGGCCATGTCCATCGCCGCGGACGTGAGCAGGGAGGCGGACGTGGTCCGCCTCTTCGAGCACGTGGACTCGGACCTGGGGCCGGTGTCGGCCCTGGTGAACAATGCGGGCATCCTGGAGCAGCAGATGCGCGTGGAGGAGATGGACGCCGAACGGCTCGGGCGTGTCTTTTCCACCAACATCCTCGGCAGCTTCCTTTGCGCCCGGGAGGCCGTGCGCCGGATGTCCACCCGCCGGGGCGGCAACGGCGGCGTGATCGTCAATCTCTCCTCCATGGCGGCGCGGCTGGGCTCGCCGAATGAGTACGTGGACTATGCCGCCTCCAAGGGTGCCATCGACACCTTCACCGTCGGGTTGGCCAAGGAGGTGGCGGCCGAGGGCATCCGCGTCAATGCCGTACGCCCGGGCCTGATCTACAGTGATATCCATGCCGCCGGCGGCATGCCCGACCGGGTGGATCGTCTGAAGCACACGGTACCCATGCAGCGCGGAGGGTACCCCGAGGAGGTCGCCAGGGCGATCTTGTGGCTGCTCTCCGATGATGCCTCGTATTCCACGGGCACATTCGTGGATGTGGCGGGCGGTCGGTAGATACCCGGTATGTCCGGGCAAGCCTCACACGCCGTCCATGCGGCTCACGGTCAGGAGGGAACACACCCATGACGTCCCCGGTGCGGCTTACCATTCGTGATCTGCGCGCCCGCGCGGTCAATGTCCCCATGCAGCTGCCGCTGCAGACCAGCGGCGGCACCATCTCGACGGCACCGCTGGTCCTGGTGGACCTGCTTACGGAGGAGGGGGTCACCGGTTCCTGCTACCTGTTCTGCTTCACGCCGCTGGCGCTCAAGCCGGTGGCGCAGCTCGTGGGAAACCTGTCGGATCTGATCCGGGGCGATGGCGTGGCGCCCAGGGAATTGGAACGTAAGCTCCATGCCCGGTTCCGGCTCCTGGGGACGAAGGGTCTGACCGGCATGGCCATGGCCGGGATCGACATGGCCGCCTGGGACGCCCTCGCGAAGGCCCACGGGCTGCCGTTGTCGAAGTTCCTGGGCGGTGAGCGCCGGCCCATCGCGGCGTACAACAGCTGCGGGCTGGGCATGATCGGCGCCGAACGGGCCGCCGAGGAGGCGCAGCAACTGCTGGCCCCTGGTTTTCATGCCGTGAAGGTGCGCCTGGGTTACCCCGACGCCCAGGCGGACGTGAACGTGGTGCGTGCCGTCCGGGGGGCGATAGGACCCGGGATTGAACTGATGGCTGACTACAATCAGGTGCTGTCGGTGTCCGAGGCCACCCGGCGCGTTCAGGCCCTGGACGGGGAAGGCCTGTGCTGGATCGAGGAACCGGTATTCGCCCACGACGATGCCGGCCACGCCCGGATCCGGGGCAAGGCCGGGATGCCGATCCAGATGGGGGAGAACTGGTGGGGGCCGCACGAGATGGCCAGGAGCGTGGCCGCGGGCGCGTCGGACCTGTGCATGCCCGATGCCATGAAGATCGGCGGGGTGAGCGGCTGGCTGCGCGCATCGGCCATCGCCGAGGCCGCCGGCCTGCCCATGTCGAGCCACCTGTTTCCCGAACTGAGCGCCCATCTGCTGGCGGTCACGCCCACCTGCCACTGGCTGGAGTACGTGGACTGGGCTGCCCCGATCCTGCAGGCACCGGCGCGGATCGAGAACGGATGCGTGACCGCATCGGATGAGCCGGGCACGGGCGTCGCCTGGAACGAGGCCGCCGTGAAGCGCTGTCTCGCGGAGTGACGCGAGGGCGTTCAATCATGCTCGTTCAGAGCGGCGTAATGTCCGGGTGATCGCGGATCAACGTGTTCCGCAAGACTGGAGCGGACTCCCGGGATACCCGTCGCTGGTGCGTTGACCCCTGAGAAAGTGCGGTTTAGTATTTCCGGCGACCAGGAAACAGAACAATCTCATAAAAAGGGACTTCCTCATGCGCCTCGCAGCCCCGTCGAGCCCCTTGCGCATCGTCCGATGCGCAGGCCTTGCCGTCCTGCTTGTCCTTCTCATGGCAACCGGGTCTGCGCTGGCGGCCACGATCACCGTGACCAGCACCTCCGGCGGTACCGGCGGGCCGGACTGTACTCTGCGTGATGCGATCACCGCCGCCAATACCGATGCGGCGGTCGGCGGGTGTGCCGCCGGCAGCGGCGCCGACGTCATCGAGTTGCCCGCCGGTGCCACGATCACGCTGACGGAGGCGGACAACGCGGGGCTACAGGGCGCCAACGGGTTGCCGGAGATCACCAGCGAGATCACCCTCAACGGCAACGGCGCCACGATTGAGCGTGATGCAAGCCTGGCATGCAACCTGGACGAAACGACGGATGCGGGTGAGTTCCGTATCGCCTTTGTGGACAATGGCGCAGATCTGACCCTCAATGACGTGACGCTCAGGAACGGCTGTGCCGATGGCGATTCGCTCGGATTCGCGGGCGATGGCGGAGCGGTGCTCGTCTGGGCGTCAGCCTCCCTGAGCATCGACAACGGAACCATCAGCGGAAACCGGGCTTCAGGCATGGGCGGTGGGTTGGCCGCGTCAGGAGCCGATGCTGTCACGCTTACGCAAACGGCCGTGACCGGCAACTCGGCAGCAGGTTTCAGCGGCGGAGGCGGAATCCGATTCGCGGGAGTGACCCTCACCGTCGAGGACAGCGTGATCTCCGGCAATCAGGTCACCGGTGGGATTGGCGGCGGCCTGACGCTGGATGCAGGTCTTGGTACATTGCTGCGTACGGCGCTCGCGGGAAACTCGGCATCCAGTCATGCTGGCGGAGCCTATAACTTCGATCGGTTGCGGATCGTTCAAAGTACTGTTTCCGGAAACACGACCGGAGGAAGCGGCGGGGGTGTGCTGAGCACCAATATCGCGACCGAACTGCTGGTGCTGAACAGCACCATCTCGGGCAATTCGGCCTCGACAGGCGGCGGCATATGGAATGCCAGCGCGATGCAGATCGGCTACAGCACCCTGACGGACAATGCCGCGTCCTCGGACGCGGGCGGGTTGAATATCAACATCAATGCCCAGGGACAAACTCTGGAGATACTGAATTCGATCGTGGCAGGCAACAGCGCCGGTGGCGATTGCGGAGGCTCCGTCAATCTGCTGACCGTGTTGGGCGAGAATCTGGACGGCGACGGGAGCTGTACCGGTTTCAGTATTCAGAACGCCGACCCCATGTTGGCACCGCTGGGGAACTATGGTGGCCCGACCCTGACCCACGCCCTCTATGACGGCAGCCCGGCCATCGATCTCGTCCCCGCGGGCAGTTGCGAGAATTTCGATGAGGCCACGCTGGGCGAGGATCAA carries:
- a CDS encoding choice-of-anchor Q domain-containing protein — its product is MRLAAPSSPLRIVRCAGLAVLLVLLMATGSALAATITVTSTSGGTGGPDCTLRDAITAANTDAAVGGCAAGSGADVIELPAGATITLTEADNAGLQGANGLPEITSEITLNGNGATIERDASLACNLDETTDAGEFRIAFVDNGADLTLNDVTLRNGCADGDSLGFAGDGGAVLVWASASLSIDNGTISGNRASGMGGGLAASGADAVTLTQTAVTGNSAAGFSGGGGIRFAGVTLTVEDSVISGNQVTGGIGGGLTLDAGLGTLLRTALAGNSASSHAGGAYNFDRLRIVQSTVSGNTTGGSGGGVLSTNIATELLVLNSTISGNSASTGGGIWNASAMQIGYSTLTDNAASSDAGGLNININAQGQTLEILNSIVAGNSAGGDCGGSVNLLTVLGENLDGDGSCTGFSIQNADPMLAPLGNYGGPTLTHALYDGSPAIDLVPAGSCENFDEATLGEDQRGVSRPQDGDGDSVALCDIGAYEQDAPLSPPPPPGPPGEPGSPVAIPTLGTWATLLLGLVLAATGFGARRVRSRS
- the bamB gene encoding outer membrane protein assembly factor BamB: MSPAHQRIGFLACAVMTALLLGGCGLFQRDTTEPPAPLPDYEAALSPSSAWERNTGDGTGRFYVHLEPMLHEDVFYVTDAQGQVTAVNLEDGRQRWSTNLNEAITGGVGGGEGIVTVGTAKGVVIALAMESGELLWRRQLSSEVMALSTAAQGRLIARTNDGRVHALNAETGEPVWLAGRTTPALSLRGVGQPVMVPGRVLVGFDNGRVVSFGLGRGNVLWETVLAQPTGRSELERMVDVDGHIDVVDGRVYAVSYQGRLAAMSVTDGRIVWDREFSSYRGLAVDGDRIFVTDAEDHVWGLDRNGGVGLWQQDQLRLRRLTPPVVWRDYVVVGDYQGYLHWMSREDGSLVGRMQVDSSGLMARPVLHDDRLYVLGQGGRLAAVTLEDRRRARRAGDE
- a CDS encoding SDR family oxidoreductase; its protein translation is MSRILIVTGGSRGIGAATARLAAKEGYTVCLTYLRSREAADAVVRDIAEAGGRAMSIAADVSREADVVRLFEHVDSDLGPVSALVNNAGILEQQMRVEEMDAERLGRVFSTNILGSFLCAREAVRRMSTRRGGNGGVIVNLSSMAARLGSPNEYVDYAASKGAIDTFTVGLAKEVAAEGIRVNAVRPGLIYSDIHAAGGMPDRVDRLKHTVPMQRGGYPEEVARAILWLLSDDASYSTGTFVDVAGGR
- a CDS encoding enolase C-terminal domain-like protein, encoding MTSPVRLTIRDLRARAVNVPMQLPLQTSGGTISTAPLVLVDLLTEEGVTGSCYLFCFTPLALKPVAQLVGNLSDLIRGDGVAPRELERKLHARFRLLGTKGLTGMAMAGIDMAAWDALAKAHGLPLSKFLGGERRPIAAYNSCGLGMIGAERAAEEAQQLLAPGFHAVKVRLGYPDAQADVNVVRAVRGAIGPGIELMADYNQVLSVSEATRRVQALDGEGLCWIEEPVFAHDDAGHARIRGKAGMPIQMGENWWGPHEMARSVAAGASDLCMPDAMKIGGVSGWLRASAIAEAAGLPMSSHLFPELSAHLLAVTPTCHWLEYVDWAAPILQAPARIENGCVTASDEPGTGVAWNEAAVKRCLAE
- the der gene encoding ribosome biogenesis GTPase Der: MLPVIALVGRPNVGKSTLFNQLTRSRDALVADFPGLTRDRQYGPGRVGGFGYMVVDTGGLSGEAETLDDLMARQTRQAIAESDVVLFMVDGREGLTAADDAIARSLRTQGKTVVVVVNKTDGVDPDQAMAEFHALGFGAPVPIAASHGRGVAGLMEKVRALLPEAEDPQAEAERWPGIRIAFVGRPNAGKSTLINRILGEERVVATEVPGTTRDSIFIPFERDGQAYTLIDTAGVRRRARVHEAVEKFSVVKTLQAIDAAHVVVMVLDAREGISDQDAHLLGVVLEAGRALVVAINKWDGLTTEQRERVRDELDLKLPFLDFAEKRFISALHGTGVGDLFAHVRRAYDSAFIKVTTNALTKMLESAVVAHQPPLVQGRRVKLRYAHQGGQNPPVIVIHGNQTERLPGTYKRYLTNHFRQQLKLVGTPIRLEFRTGTNPYAGKRNTLTPRQEYKRKRMMRHVKKR
- a CDS encoding GNAT family N-acetyltransferase, whose translation is MTTIRPYSHADHAVLRDLVLELHETLRPYDADLAAGEAIIDRYLDGLLSRVDETGGAVYLAEDEGRVVGYVCVRGSVVPDEPDERQDPYSFMAELFVRPELRRSGVGSLLVERAEAFAREAGAYKMELNVLARNASALRFYEGHGYASRVVVMSKRM
- a CDS encoding peptidoglycan DD-metalloendopeptidase family protein, whose product is MRTLLLCLAFLWPALLHALPAALPAPGGVAILSLGPAGAQPRAGFNDERVAVVPTDGGWKAVVGLPLSLQPGDHRVEVTWADGRRSWHGFTVHDREYGESRITIDEERLVSPGPEDLKRIEAERARIRKALATWTDTVPDFNFAVPAEGRFSSGFGLRRFINDQPRNPHSGLDIAAPTGTPVHAPSPGRVILTGDFFFAGKAVFLDHGYGVISFYAHMNDIHVEEGQVVERGERIGDIGATGRVTGPHLHWTIYLNRTAVEPELFFER
- a CDS encoding haloacid dehalogenase type II, which encodes MSGTLAFDIYGTLIDTNGVLAALGELDAVGNRAVEFSRVWREKQLEYTFRRGLMQNYADFAVCTRQALDYLCAVYRVELTDADKDRLLEVYRTLPAFDDAGEGLELLSTAGFRIHAFSNGSAKAVETLLQTAGIREYFLDVVSVEDLRSFKPNPAVYAHFLRRVGATGADAWLISGNPFDVIGAISAGMKGAWVKRSPDAVFDPWGIEPTVTVRSLTELAGRLA
- a CDS encoding pyridoxal phosphate-dependent aminotransferase gives rise to the protein MDKPRVHIARRMADIEPFHVMDLLARARRLEAAGRRIVHLEIGEPGFPTPEPIMEAGRKALADGHTHYTPAVGLPALREAIAGFYRDRHGVDVSPERIIITPGASGALLLVMAVLLDPGDQVLMADPGYPCNRHFVRTFEGQAVAVPVGPDTAYQLTAEHLESRWGNRSVAAMVASPANPTGTLVPVETMKRMLDFTAARSGRLIVDEIYHGLVYDDEAVTALAYSRDVFVINSFSKYFGMTGWRLGWIVAPEDYVRAIDKLAQNLFLAAPTPAQHAALAAFRPETLEILDARREAFRERRDFLLPALRELGFGIPVTPEGAFYIYADSSAFDADSQRLAERLLEEAGVAITPGLDFGHYRPEAHVRFAYTREIGELQEGVERLRRSLD